One Synechococcus sp. MU1617 genomic region harbors:
- the kaiC gene encoding circadian clock protein KaiC produces the protein MQFPPTSGQPQMQVQKLPTGIEGFDDVCQGGLPIGRSTLISGTSGTGKTVFSLHFLHNGIKDFDEPGIFVTFEESPLDILRNSASFGWNLQEMVEQDKLFILDASPDPDGQDVAGSFDLSGLIERINYAIRKYKAKRVAIDSITAVFQQYDAVFVVRREIFRLIARLKEIGVTTVMTTERIDEYGPIARYGVEEFVSDNVVILRNVLEGERRRRTVEILKLRGTTHMKGEFPFTMGTHGISIFPLGAMRLTQRSSNVRVSSGVPRLDDMCGGGFFKDSIILATGATGTGKTMLVSKFIEDACRNKERAILFAYEESRAQLLRNGTSWGIDFEQMEQDGLLKIICAYPESTGLEDHLQIIKTEISQFKPSRMAIDSLSALARGVSHNAFRQFVIGVTGYAKQEEIAGFFTNTSEEFMGSHSITDSHISTITDTILLLQYVEIRGEMARALNVFKMRGSWHDKGIREFVITGNGPQIKDSFSNFERIISGVPHRVTTDERSELSRIARGVSTED, from the coding sequence ATGCAGTTCCCTCCGACCAGCGGTCAGCCTCAGATGCAGGTGCAAAAGCTCCCGACGGGGATCGAGGGCTTTGATGATGTGTGCCAGGGCGGCCTACCGATCGGCCGCAGCACGCTGATCAGCGGCACGTCCGGCACCGGAAAGACGGTGTTCTCGCTGCACTTCCTCCACAACGGCATCAAGGATTTCGACGAACCCGGCATCTTCGTCACCTTCGAGGAATCGCCCCTAGACATCCTGCGCAACTCCGCCAGTTTCGGCTGGAACCTGCAGGAGATGGTCGAGCAGGACAAGTTATTCATCCTTGATGCCTCGCCAGATCCCGACGGCCAGGACGTGGCTGGCAGCTTTGATCTCTCGGGTCTGATCGAGCGGATTAACTACGCCATCCGCAAGTACAAGGCCAAGCGCGTCGCCATTGATTCGATCACGGCGGTGTTCCAGCAATACGACGCAGTCTTTGTGGTGCGTCGTGAGATTTTCCGCTTGATCGCCCGGCTCAAGGAAATTGGCGTCACCACGGTGATGACCACCGAGCGCATCGACGAGTACGGCCCGATTGCCCGTTACGGCGTTGAAGAATTTGTTTCCGACAACGTGGTGATCCTTCGCAACGTGCTCGAGGGAGAGCGGCGTCGGCGCACTGTTGAAATCCTCAAGCTGCGGGGCACCACCCACATGAAGGGCGAGTTCCCTTTCACCATGGGGACCCACGGCATCAGCATCTTCCCGCTGGGGGCCATGCGCCTAACTCAGCGATCGTCCAACGTGCGGGTGAGCTCTGGTGTGCCCCGTCTGGACGACATGTGTGGTGGTGGTTTCTTCAAGGATTCGATCATCCTCGCCACCGGAGCCACAGGAACAGGCAAGACGATGCTCGTCTCCAAATTCATCGAAGATGCCTGCCGCAACAAGGAACGAGCGATCCTGTTTGCCTATGAGGAATCGCGAGCCCAGCTACTGCGGAACGGCACCAGCTGGGGCATCGACTTCGAGCAGATGGAGCAGGACGGTCTGCTCAAGATCATCTGCGCTTACCCCGAATCAACGGGCCTTGAAGATCACCTGCAGATCATCAAGACGGAGATCAGCCAATTCAAGCCCTCGCGGATGGCGATCGACTCCCTCTCTGCCCTGGCTCGTGGTGTGAGCCACAACGCCTTCCGACAGTTCGTGATCGGTGTGACCGGTTACGCCAAGCAGGAGGAGATCGCTGGTTTCTTCACGAACACTTCCGAGGAGTTCATGGGCAGCCACTCGATCACCGACTCCCATATCTCCACCATCACCGACACGATCCTGCTGCTGCAGTACGTGGAGATCCGCGGGGAGATGGCCCGAGCCTTGAACGTGTTCAAGATGCGTGGCTCCTGGCACGACAAGGGCATCCGCGAATTTGTGATTACGGGCAATGGTCCGCAGATCAAGGATTCCTTCTCCAACTTTGAGCGGATCATTTCCGGTGTGCCCCATCGGGTGACCACCGATGAGCGCAGCGAGTTGTCGCGAATTGCCCGCGGTGTTTCCACCGAGGACTGA
- the rpmA gene encoding 50S ribosomal protein L27 — MAHKKGTGSTRNGRDSNAKRLGVKAYGGETVTAGSILIRQRGTSVLPGVNVGKGKDDTLFALTDGIVKFESIRRGLRNRKRINITAAI; from the coding sequence ATGGCACATAAAAAAGGCACAGGCTCAACCCGTAACGGCCGCGACTCGAACGCCAAACGCCTGGGTGTGAAGGCCTACGGCGGCGAAACCGTCACCGCCGGATCCATCCTGATCCGCCAGCGCGGCACCTCCGTTCTGCCCGGCGTCAATGTCGGCAAAGGCAAGGACGACACCCTGTTTGCTCTGACCGATGGGATCGTGAAGTTCGAATCGATCCGCCGCGGCCTGCGCAACCGCAAGCGCATCAACATCACAGCAGCGATCTGA
- a CDS encoding ATP-binding protein has product MSSGSGAAIADWALPPNGKPPGEDQNLWDRITAWWAEFTLQTKLLAIATLVVSLMMTGITFFALNGIQRDAVMNDTRYARDLGLLLAGNVTELVAQGQDRELANVAEKFWRSSRSVRYIFFADPEGVVYLGIPISATPSSGDGELRLNRRLELPDELRRRPQNPLVRQHLTPQGAVTDVFVPLIRGGQYYGVLGLGVNPNETALASAALTREVTVAVFISIWVLVILGAVFNALTITRPVKELLRGVRSVASGNFGARVDLPVGGELGELLTGFNAMASQLEAYDEANIEELTAAQVKQQSLIATMADGAMLLDADGRIVLANPTARRLFRWEGRSLEGQELVGELPELLAIELHSPLDALLGGGSDSEDLRCSVGEPARTLRIVLQAVRDASGETLKGIAVTIQDLTREVELNAAQSRFISNVSHELRTPLFNIKSYVETLHDLGDQLSPDEQKEFLGVANDETDRLTRLVNDVLDLSRLESGRTLQFEPISMRPAMEQTLRTYRLNAEERQVELVLDAPEDLPDVLGNWDLLLQVLDNLMGNALKFSRPGGPLALRAYPWPDTCSVEGTAITGSDGPTCALTSPLPKLRVEIADTGCGISNSDQERIFDRFFRVENAVHTEVGTGLGLSIVRGILEKHGAQVQMVSEPEIGTTFWFELPLAEADKDELQLQAERRSRNAIAESAEL; this is encoded by the coding sequence ACTTGTGGTGAGCCTGATGATGACGGGCATCACCTTCTTCGCGCTGAACGGAATCCAGCGCGATGCCGTGATGAACGACACGCGCTACGCCAGGGATCTGGGCTTGCTGCTAGCCGGCAACGTCACCGAGCTGGTGGCGCAGGGGCAGGACCGTGAGCTGGCCAACGTCGCCGAAAAGTTCTGGCGCTCCAGCCGCAGCGTCCGCTACATCTTCTTTGCCGATCCCGAAGGCGTCGTCTATCTGGGAATCCCCATCAGCGCCACCCCCAGCAGTGGCGATGGCGAGCTCCGTCTCAACCGACGGCTGGAACTGCCCGATGAGCTGCGTCGACGCCCCCAGAACCCCCTGGTGCGGCAACATCTCACGCCCCAGGGTGCTGTCACCGATGTGTTCGTCCCCCTGATCCGGGGGGGGCAGTACTACGGCGTTCTCGGCCTCGGGGTGAACCCGAATGAAACCGCCCTGGCCAGTGCCGCCCTCACCCGGGAGGTGACCGTGGCTGTGTTCATCTCAATCTGGGTGTTGGTGATCCTGGGCGCGGTGTTCAATGCCCTCACCATCACCCGACCGGTGAAGGAACTGCTGCGGGGGGTGCGCTCCGTCGCCTCCGGCAACTTCGGCGCCCGGGTTGACCTGCCGGTGGGCGGAGAACTGGGGGAATTGCTCACCGGCTTCAACGCCATGGCCTCCCAGCTCGAGGCATATGACGAAGCCAACATCGAGGAGCTCACGGCCGCGCAAGTGAAGCAGCAGTCGTTGATCGCCACCATGGCCGATGGCGCCATGCTGCTCGACGCCGACGGCCGCATCGTGCTGGCCAATCCAACGGCGCGGCGCCTGTTCCGCTGGGAAGGGCGCAGCTTGGAAGGCCAGGAGCTGGTGGGGGAACTGCCTGAACTGTTGGCGATCGAGCTGCACAGCCCCCTCGATGCCCTGCTCGGTGGCGGCTCAGATAGTGAAGACCTTCGCTGCAGCGTGGGGGAACCAGCCCGCACACTGCGCATTGTTCTGCAGGCCGTGCGTGATGCCAGTGGTGAAACCCTCAAAGGCATCGCCGTCACCATCCAGGACCTCACACGGGAGGTGGAGCTGAATGCAGCCCAGAGCCGTTTCATCAGCAACGTCTCCCATGAACTGCGCACGCCGCTGTTCAACATCAAGAGCTACGTCGAAACCCTGCATGACCTCGGCGACCAGCTCAGCCCCGATGAGCAGAAAGAGTTTCTTGGAGTTGCCAACGATGAAACCGATCGGCTCACCCGGCTGGTGAACGATGTGCTGGATCTCTCCAGGCTGGAGTCGGGTCGAACCCTGCAGTTCGAACCGATCAGCATGCGACCAGCGATGGAACAGACCCTGCGCACTTACCGGCTGAATGCGGAAGAGCGCCAGGTGGAACTGGTTCTCGATGCGCCCGAAGATCTGCCTGACGTGTTGGGCAACTGGGACCTGCTGCTCCAAGTGCTCGACAACCTGATGGGCAATGCCCTCAAGTTCAGCCGACCCGGTGGTCCCCTGGCGCTGCGGGCCTATCCCTGGCCCGACACATGTTCGGTGGAGGGGACAGCGATCACGGGAAGTGACGGACCCACCTGCGCCCTCACCTCACCGCTGCCCAAGTTGAGGGTGGAGATCGCCGACACGGGCTGCGGGATCAGTAACTCCGATCAGGAACGCATCTTCGATCGTTTCTTCCGAGTGGAAAATGCCGTTCACACGGAAGTGGGCACCGGACTGGGGCTCTCGATCGTGCGGGGCATCCTCGAGAAGCACGGTGCACAAGTACAAATGGTGAGCGAGCCCGAGATCGGCACCACTTTCTGGTTTGAGCTTCCGCTAGCAGAAGCCGACAAGGATGAGCTGCAACTGCAGGCGGAACGACGCAGCCGCAATGCCATCGCAGAGTCCGCAGAGCTCTAG
- the rplU gene encoding 50S ribosomal protein L21, protein MADTKPAAEQSGTYAIVEASGTQIWLQPNRYYDIDRLQAEVDDTIKLENVLLVKDGKGTTLGQPYVKDATVSLKVMAHRRGPKVIVYKMRPKKKTRRKNGHRQELTRVMVESISVGGKAIS, encoded by the coding sequence ATGGCCGACACCAAACCAGCCGCGGAACAGAGCGGGACCTACGCCATCGTTGAGGCGTCGGGCACCCAGATCTGGCTGCAGCCCAACCGCTATTACGACATCGATCGGCTTCAGGCCGAGGTGGACGACACCATCAAGCTTGAGAACGTTCTCCTGGTGAAGGACGGCAAGGGCACCACCCTCGGCCAGCCCTACGTCAAAGACGCCACCGTGTCGCTCAAGGTGATGGCCCATCGCCGCGGCCCCAAGGTGATCGTTTACAAGATGCGCCCAAAAAAGAAAACCCGCCGCAAGAATGGTCACCGGCAGGAACTCACCCGGGTGATGGTTGAGTCCATCTCCGTGGGCGGCAAGGCCATCAGCTGA
- a CDS encoding circadian clock protein KaiA, giving the protein MARPALTVALVLASPALVEACRPWLPANRYESVVLTVDPGETLASVLGPRQEDFDAVVLEQSLLDAEAKEQLLAAGLLFPAVIVGDLKGQVDYHPEELHLPDDQLAQLGYNVDAAISRFLRQGRADGRQDDSSSSSRAVSNLSQRLQERLGYLGVFYKRDPSRFLGSLPPEERRDLLLSLQRTYRDLLASYFSDPAAANQALESFVNTAFFSDLPITRTVEIHVDLIDEFWKQLSLEGHKHDFLQDYRLALLDVMAHLCEMYRRSIPPDFPLSGTASSRVRRPMDQLDASEESS; this is encoded by the coding sequence ATGGCCAGGCCGGCCCTCACTGTTGCTCTCGTGCTGGCCAGCCCAGCTTTGGTGGAGGCCTGCCGCCCATGGCTGCCGGCCAACCGCTACGAGTCTGTTGTACTGACTGTCGATCCTGGGGAGACCCTGGCGTCTGTTCTCGGCCCCAGGCAGGAGGATTTTGACGCTGTGGTGCTCGAGCAGAGCCTGCTTGATGCTGAGGCCAAGGAGCAATTACTGGCGGCGGGTCTGCTCTTCCCCGCCGTGATCGTTGGGGATCTGAAGGGGCAGGTGGACTACCACCCTGAGGAGTTGCATCTGCCCGACGACCAGCTGGCCCAGCTGGGATACAACGTGGACGCGGCGATTTCTCGCTTTCTGCGCCAAGGCCGCGCCGATGGACGTCAGGACGACAGCAGCTCTTCATCCCGCGCCGTCAGCAACCTCTCCCAACGCCTTCAGGAACGGCTTGGCTATCTAGGGGTCTTTTACAAGCGAGATCCATCCCGCTTCCTGGGCAGCTTGCCCCCCGAGGAACGCCGGGATCTGCTGCTGTCCCTCCAACGTACCTATCGGGACCTGCTGGCGAGTTATTTCAGCGATCCGGCCGCTGCCAATCAGGCCTTGGAAAGCTTTGTGAACACCGCTTTTTTCAGTGATCTGCCGATCACCCGCACCGTTGAGATCCACGTGGATCTGATCGATGAATTCTGGAAACAACTGAGTTTGGAGGGCCACAAACATGACTTTCTTCAGGATTACCGCCTTGCGCTTCTCGACGTAATGGCCCATCTGTGTGAGATGTACCGGCGTTCCATTCCGCCGGACTTTCCTCTATCGGGCACGGCCTCCAGCCGTGTACGTCGCCCGATGGATCAGCTCGATGCCTCGGAGGAGTCGTCATGA
- a CDS encoding cyclopropane-fatty-acyl-phospholipid synthase family protein — translation MPQLRSSTDVDVSAFLADGLGIKQHLSRYLDLTLEQLEQRLPSSTDDLADLHPGAFRPEDATAFYEDTVGTGHLLELAAWHLSSADYIADTLRLQGMAVQGQVLDFGGGIGTHALSAAALPGVDHVWFVDLNPHNQAFVQQRAQSLGLADKLSVHRDLSSTGDVRFDAVVCLDVLEHLPDPSAQLLEFHQRMAPGAIALLNWYFFKGHQGEYPFHFDDPALVDGFFRTLQVQFLEVFHPLLITARLYRRS, via the coding sequence ATGCCCCAGCTCCGCAGCAGCACGGATGTGGACGTCTCCGCTTTCCTGGCGGACGGTTTGGGCATCAAGCAACACCTCAGCCGTTATCTCGACCTGACGCTGGAACAGCTCGAGCAGCGTCTGCCCAGCAGCACCGACGACCTGGCGGACTTGCACCCGGGTGCGTTCCGGCCGGAGGACGCCACCGCCTTCTATGAGGACACGGTGGGAACGGGGCACCTGCTGGAGCTGGCGGCCTGGCATCTCTCCAGTGCGGACTACATCGCGGACACGCTGCGGCTTCAGGGCATGGCGGTGCAGGGCCAGGTGCTGGATTTCGGTGGTGGCATCGGCACCCATGCCCTCTCGGCTGCGGCGCTGCCGGGGGTCGATCACGTCTGGTTTGTTGATCTCAATCCCCACAACCAGGCTTTTGTTCAGCAACGGGCGCAAAGCCTGGGGCTGGCGGACAAGCTCTCGGTCCATCGCGACCTCAGCAGCACGGGCGATGTGCGTTTCGATGCGGTGGTCTGCCTCGATGTGCTGGAACACCTGCCGGATCCCTCGGCGCAGTTGCTGGAGTTTCACCAGCGGATGGCCCCCGGGGCCATCGCTCTTCTGAACTGGTACTTCTTCAAAGGGCATCAGGGCGAGTACCCCTTCCATTTCGATGATCCGGCCCTGGTGGATGGGTTTTTCCGCACCCTGCAGGTCCAGTTCCTGGAGGTGTTTCACCCCCTGTTGATCACGGCCCGGCTGTACCGGCGTTCCTGA
- the kaiB gene encoding circadian clock protein KaiB, giving the protein MSPRKTYILKLYVAGNTPNSMRALKTLRNILETEFRGVYALKVIDVLKNPQLAEEDKILATPTLSKILPPPVRRIIGDLSDRERVLIGLDLLYDELSDTALNSSVIDAVDEETDTTITSDP; this is encoded by the coding sequence ATGAGTCCCCGCAAGACCTACATCCTCAAGCTCTACGTGGCGGGCAACACGCCCAACTCGATGCGGGCGCTGAAAACCTTGCGCAACATCCTTGAAACCGAATTTCGGGGCGTCTATGCCCTGAAGGTGATTGATGTGTTGAAAAATCCCCAATTGGCGGAGGAGGACAAAATTTTGGCAACGCCAACGTTGTCCAAGATTCTTCCCCCGCCGGTGCGCCGCATCATTGGTGATCTCTCGGATCGGGAACGGGTTTTGATCGGTCTCGATCTTCTCTACGACGAGCTGTCCGACACGGCCCTCAACTCGAGTGTCATCGACGCTGTCGATGAGGAGACCGACACGACGATCACGTCGGATCCTTAA